From Pseudovibrio sp. Tun.PSC04-5.I4, a single genomic window includes:
- a CDS encoding AzlD domain-containing protein, with amino-acid sequence MIAEIFSVDPLVLFTIITMAAGTYLTRIAGLILTKFVVFSGRTEAALQAVPPAILMSVVAPMAFATGIPETTATAATAIAALRLPMLAAMAIGVVCVVVLRAAFLYV; translated from the coding sequence ATGATCGCAGAAATCTTCTCCGTTGACCCGCTGGTTCTCTTCACCATTATCACAATGGCCGCTGGAACCTATCTCACCAGAATTGCAGGTCTTATCCTGACGAAATTTGTCGTCTTTTCAGGACGAACTGAGGCTGCACTACAAGCTGTGCCTCCTGCTATCCTTATGTCAGTTGTCGCGCCAATGGCTTTCGCAACCGGCATTCCAGAAACAACAGCAACCGCAGCTACAGCCATTGCGGCCCTGCGGCTACCAATGCTGGCAGCTATGGCAATCGGGGTGGTTTGCGTAGTCGTTTTAAGAGCTGCTTTCCTTTACGTGTAA
- the ligA gene encoding NAD-dependent DNA ligase LigA, translating to MTRQVGRPVSLADTSLKDVGALTAEDAALELERLAGLIAEYDKAYHTEDAPVVDDATYDALRRRNVALETAFPELVRADSPSERIGGAVSEGFGKITHAVPMLSLDNAFSDGDVQDFIGKVRRFLKYDPLMGALAVTAEPKIDGLSLSLRYENGRLVYAATRGDGTTGENVTSNALTIQDIPQVLPAGVPDVVEVRGEVYMAHADFASLNARMEANGGKVFANPRNAAAGSLRQLNSEITKTRPLKFFAYAWGEMSDISADTQMGMVELFGQWGFQINPLMKRCESAEELLKVYHGIEEDRSGLGYDIDGVVYKVDRLDLQGRLGFVSRSPRWAIAHKFPAERAFTTLNAIEIQVGRTGALAPVAKLEPVTVGGVVVSNASLHNEDYIKGIGQDGESIRGGRDLRVGDTVIIQRAGDVIPQIVDVDVSKRTAESVSFEYPEICPACGSHAVREINPNSGKVDVIRRCTGGLICPAQAIEKLKHFVSRNALDIEGLGEKQIEAFYEYDMDKGGVRSPADIFTLAERDKSSFNKLRSREGWGAVSARKLFDAIDGKRQIELNRLIFGLGIRHVGEGNAKLLARAYTSWTGFNEAMNSATDTTSDAYRDLNDIDGIGGTVANALVEFFAEEHNREALDALLAEITPLNVVVADSSGSPVAGKTLVFTGSLERMSRDEAKARAESLGAKVSGSVSQKTDLVIAGPKAGSKLTKAQSLGIDVISEDDWFELVGDN from the coding sequence GCCTGTTGTTGACGATGCGACCTATGATGCCTTGCGCCGCCGCAATGTGGCGCTGGAAACTGCTTTTCCTGAGCTTGTGCGGGCAGATAGTCCAAGCGAACGGATTGGCGGGGCTGTTTCTGAAGGCTTTGGCAAAATCACCCATGCGGTGCCCATGCTTTCCTTGGACAATGCTTTTTCCGACGGTGATGTGCAGGACTTCATTGGCAAGGTGCGTCGCTTCCTGAAGTATGATCCGTTGATGGGCGCGCTTGCTGTCACGGCTGAGCCCAAGATTGACGGCCTCTCCCTATCATTGCGCTATGAAAACGGCAGGTTGGTTTATGCGGCAACGCGGGGTGATGGCACCACGGGTGAAAATGTAACGTCTAACGCGCTGACAATTCAGGATATTCCGCAGGTGTTGCCTGCTGGCGTGCCGGATGTGGTTGAGGTGCGCGGTGAAGTTTACATGGCACATGCTGATTTTGCATCGCTCAATGCCCGTATGGAAGCCAATGGCGGCAAGGTGTTTGCTAACCCGCGCAATGCGGCGGCGGGCTCGCTGCGTCAGTTGAATTCGGAGATCACCAAGACCCGCCCGCTAAAGTTTTTCGCCTATGCATGGGGCGAAATGAGCGACATTTCTGCTGATACGCAGATGGGAATGGTGGAGTTGTTCGGGCAGTGGGGGTTCCAGATCAACCCGCTGATGAAACGCTGTGAGAGCGCCGAGGAATTGCTGAAAGTCTATCATGGAATTGAAGAGGACCGCTCTGGTCTCGGCTATGATATTGACGGCGTTGTTTACAAGGTGGACCGGTTGGATCTGCAGGGCCGTTTGGGTTTTGTATCCCGATCTCCACGGTGGGCAATTGCGCACAAATTCCCAGCAGAGCGAGCATTTACTACCCTCAATGCCATCGAGATACAGGTTGGGCGCACAGGGGCATTGGCGCCAGTTGCAAAGCTTGAGCCTGTTACCGTTGGCGGTGTTGTGGTTTCCAATGCATCGCTCCATAATGAAGACTACATTAAAGGCATCGGTCAGGACGGCGAATCTATTCGTGGTGGCAGGGACTTACGGGTTGGCGATACGGTCATTATCCAACGTGCTGGCGATGTTATTCCGCAGATCGTTGATGTTGATGTGAGCAAGCGTACTGCTGAATCGGTTTCATTTGAATACCCTGAAATCTGTCCTGCTTGCGGTTCTCATGCTGTTCGTGAAATAAACCCGAATTCAGGTAAGGTTGATGTCATTCGCCGCTGTACTGGCGGTTTGATTTGCCCTGCACAGGCTATTGAAAAACTAAAGCATTTCGTATCCCGCAATGCCTTGGATATTGAGGGTCTTGGCGAAAAACAGATTGAGGCGTTTTATGAGTATGACATGGACAAGGGCGGTGTTCGCAGCCCTGCCGACATATTCACGCTAGCAGAACGGGATAAGAGCTCATTTAACAAGTTAAGGAGCCGCGAAGGGTGGGGCGCTGTCTCGGCGCGTAAACTGTTCGATGCTATTGATGGCAAACGCCAAATTGAGTTGAACCGTTTGATTTTTGGCCTCGGAATTCGCCATGTCGGGGAGGGGAATGCCAAGCTGCTCGCTCGGGCTTATACCTCCTGGACTGGCTTTAATGAGGCCATGAATTCTGCGACGGATACGACTTCGGATGCCTATCGTGATCTCAACGATATTGATGGTATCGGCGGAACTGTTGCCAATGCCTTGGTTGAGTTCTTCGCGGAGGAACATAACCGAGAAGCCCTTGATGCTTTGCTGGCGGAAATTACACCACTTAATGTTGTTGTTGCCGATAGCTCAGGCAGCCCTGTTGCAGGTAAAACACTCGTGTTTACAGGTAGTTTGGAACGGATGAGCCGCGATGAAGCTAAGGCGCGGGCCGAAAGCTTGGGCGCGAAAGTATCAGGCTCGGTCTCCCAGAAAACGGATCTGGTGATTGCTGGACCTAAAGCAGGTTCCAAGCTTACCAAGGCACAAAGCCTTGGCATTGATGTTATCTCAGAGGACGACTGGTTCGAGCTTGTCGGCGACAATTAG
- a CDS encoding UvrD-helicase domain-containing protein yields the protein MPLHPADPSVAPQPKAGGIAARAMAARQTDMPAYMEGLNPEQKLAVETINGPVLVLAGAGTGKTRVLTTRIAHILATGHATPGQILAVTFTNKAAREMKNRIGAYIGTHVEGMAWLGTFHAICVKILRRHSELVGLKSSFSILDTDDQLRLIKQIIRAEGLDDKRWTAKVFAGLMDGWKNRAQTPAQISAGDAQSFANGLGRKLYETYQERLSILNACDFGDLLLHCITIFKEHPDVLKSFQHRFRYMLVDEYQDTNVAQYLWLRLLAQGNPNVACVGDDDQSIYGWRGAEVDNILRFDQDFPGATVVRLERNYRSTSHILAAASHLIAHNQGRLGKTLFTDQALSEDEEKVQVASVWDSQEEARAIGDEIEVLQNHGHSLNEMAILVRASFQMREFEDRFVTLGLSYRVIGGPRFYERMEIRDALAYFRCVLQPTDDLAFERIVNTPKRGLGEATLKLVHTYARSQGIPMMAAAAEMVQTSELRPKARAVLADVLGMFDNWRNQVEAMSHTELAEIILDESGYTQMWRQDRSAEAPGRLDNLKELIRSMEEFESMAGFLEHISLVMDRDSEANEDAVSIMTLHSAKGLEFDSVFLPGWEEGVFPNQRALDETGQAGLEEERRLAYVGVTRGRKRVKVWFASNRRIHGSWQSSIPSRFLDELPPDSVEVVESSNSYGGYNSGGSGGGYGASRFDSSDAFQNTYSTPGWQRARKTQASGQQYGRMHGGNQTRRAKKAGPTTIEGDLVAKSVIEVSSDFAIGERIFHLKFGYGIISDIEGNKLTVDFEKSGLKKVLDGFVDRA from the coding sequence ATGCCTCTTCACCCTGCTGATCCATCGGTTGCTCCGCAGCCCAAGGCGGGTGGTATAGCGGCACGAGCGATGGCTGCGCGTCAAACGGACATGCCGGCTTATATGGAAGGTTTGAACCCCGAACAAAAACTCGCCGTTGAGACGATCAACGGTCCAGTGTTGGTTTTGGCAGGGGCAGGAACCGGGAAAACCCGTGTCCTAACAACGCGCATTGCCCATATTCTTGCAACAGGACATGCGACACCCGGCCAAATTCTTGCTGTGACTTTCACCAATAAAGCTGCGCGCGAGATGAAGAACCGTATTGGCGCCTATATCGGTACTCACGTTGAAGGCATGGCATGGCTTGGCACCTTCCACGCGATTTGTGTCAAGATCCTGCGCCGCCATTCTGAGCTGGTTGGGTTGAAGTCTTCCTTCTCCATTCTGGATACGGACGACCAGTTGCGCTTGATCAAGCAGATCATTCGCGCTGAAGGGTTGGATGACAAACGCTGGACTGCAAAAGTCTTTGCTGGGCTCATGGATGGCTGGAAGAACCGTGCGCAGACGCCTGCGCAGATTTCTGCTGGAGATGCGCAAAGTTTTGCAAACGGGTTGGGGCGTAAGCTCTATGAGACCTATCAGGAACGCCTCTCCATTCTAAATGCTTGTGATTTCGGCGATTTGCTGTTGCATTGCATCACCATTTTCAAAGAGCATCCAGATGTTTTGAAGAGCTTTCAGCATCGGTTTCGATACATGCTGGTGGACGAGTATCAAGATACCAACGTTGCACAGTACCTGTGGCTGCGTTTGTTAGCTCAGGGCAATCCCAATGTGGCCTGCGTTGGTGATGATGACCAGTCAATCTACGGCTGGCGCGGCGCTGAGGTAGATAACATCCTGAGATTCGATCAGGATTTCCCCGGTGCGACGGTTGTTCGTCTGGAGCGGAACTATCGCTCGACCAGCCATATCCTTGCCGCAGCGTCTCATTTGATCGCTCATAACCAAGGTCGGTTGGGTAAGACCTTGTTCACGGATCAAGCGCTGTCTGAGGACGAGGAAAAGGTTCAGGTGGCTTCAGTCTGGGATTCTCAGGAGGAAGCGCGTGCTATTGGTGATGAGATTGAAGTGCTGCAGAACCACGGTCATTCTCTCAATGAGATGGCTATTCTGGTGCGGGCCTCTTTCCAGATGCGTGAGTTTGAGGATCGGTTTGTTACGCTTGGGTTGAGCTACCGTGTCATTGGTGGTCCGCGGTTTTATGAGCGCATGGAGATCCGCGATGCATTGGCATATTTCCGCTGTGTGCTGCAGCCAACTGATGATTTGGCTTTTGAGCGCATCGTCAACACGCCTAAACGTGGTTTGGGTGAAGCTACGCTTAAACTGGTTCATACATACGCGCGATCTCAGGGCATTCCGATGATGGCTGCTGCTGCTGAAATGGTGCAGACTTCTGAACTTCGCCCGAAAGCGCGTGCTGTTCTGGCGGATGTGCTGGGGATGTTTGATAACTGGCGCAATCAGGTTGAGGCTATGAGCCATACGGAGCTGGCCGAGATCATCCTTGATGAAAGCGGTTATACCCAGATGTGGCGGCAGGATCGTTCTGCTGAAGCGCCGGGTCGTTTGGACAACTTGAAAGAACTTATCCGCTCCATGGAAGAGTTCGAGAGCATGGCTGGCTTCCTTGAACACATCTCGTTGGTGATGGATAGGGATAGTGAAGCCAATGAGGATGCGGTCTCGATTATGACGCTTCACTCGGCAAAAGGTCTTGAATTTGATAGTGTTTTCCTCCCCGGGTGGGAGGAAGGTGTGTTCCCAAACCAGCGCGCTTTGGATGAAACCGGGCAAGCGGGACTGGAAGAAGAGCGGCGTCTTGCCTATGTTGGTGTGACGCGTGGACGGAAGCGGGTGAAGGTGTGGTTTGCCTCTAACCGACGCATTCATGGCTCCTGGCAGTCCAGTATTCCCTCCCGTTTTCTGGATGAACTCCCCCCTGATAGTGTTGAAGTTGTTGAATCCTCAAACTCCTATGGGGGCTATAACTCGGGTGGTTCCGGAGGGGGATATGGGGCAAGTCGTTTTGATAGCAGCGATGCGTTCCAGAATACCTACTCAACTCCCGGCTGGCAGCGCGCCCGCAAAACGCAGGCTTCTGGTCAGCAGTATGGCCGTATGCATGGTGGCAACCAAACCCGCAGAGCGAAAAAGGCTGGTCCGACGACCATTGAGGGCGATCTTGTTGCCAAAAGCGTCATTGAAGTCAGCAGTGATTTTGCCATTGGTGAGCGGATTTTCCACTTGAAGTTCGGCTATGGGATAATCAGTGACATCGAGGGGAATAAGTTGACCGTCGACTTTGAGAAATCTGGCCTAAAGAAAGTGCTGGATGGCTTTGTTGACCGGGCATAA
- a CDS encoding sodium:proton antiporter, giving the protein MNDVVIALAMIVVAGVGAQWLAWRLALPAIVVLLVAGFLIGPATGILHPTSLFGDLLRPTVALGVAVILFEGGLSLNFQRISGVYKGVWRLVLIGACIAFMLGALNAHYVAELSWPSALVFASILIVTGPTVIIPLLRQARLERRVASLLRWEAILADPFGALLAVLMFEGYLVYHGEQGFQILAVRAIAGLLLGGAGGWALGKGLIWLFVGGRVPEFLKVPLIFICVIGCYALSDLVLEESGLLTVTVLGLVLGNSRLASLEELKRFKEAITIVLVSSVFIVLTASVQLSSLAQFGLQDLAFVLVLLFVIRPVSVWLGTIGAHLSWRERVLVGWIAPRGIVAVAVSGLFARSLVEHDVADGERLAVLSFAVVVATVFAHGFTLGPFSRWLGLSSHTGPGLLLVGSSRFSVALATKLKTLKVPSLIVDRNWGKLRLSRHAGLEHYYGEVLSEEVENALPLENYSALLALTDNDDYNALVATNFGPLFGRGEVYQFAPSEEQGEQERFRRVVTLGGRPFLSPEHSYNDLETKMCEGWFIKASELTETYGWVAFMEALPETAIVLMVIEPKKKLRPLNGPPNGTPVSGSIILSLVACEYAEEREKRS; this is encoded by the coding sequence ATGAACGATGTGGTTATCGCTTTGGCGATGATTGTTGTTGCTGGTGTTGGTGCACAGTGGCTCGCCTGGCGGTTGGCACTTCCCGCGATTGTGGTTTTGCTTGTCGCAGGGTTTTTGATCGGGCCAGCGACAGGCATTTTGCATCCCACTTCGTTGTTTGGTGATTTATTGCGTCCTACTGTTGCGCTGGGTGTGGCCGTTATTCTGTTTGAGGGCGGTCTTTCCCTTAATTTTCAACGTATTAGCGGTGTTTATAAGGGCGTTTGGCGACTCGTTCTTATTGGAGCCTGTATCGCGTTTATGTTGGGTGCCCTTAATGCTCATTACGTAGCTGAGCTCAGCTGGCCTTCGGCTCTTGTCTTTGCATCTATCCTCATTGTCACTGGTCCAACGGTTATCATTCCGCTTTTGCGGCAAGCTCGTTTGGAGCGCCGTGTTGCCTCGCTCTTGCGGTGGGAAGCAATTCTGGCTGACCCGTTTGGGGCCTTACTCGCCGTTTTGATGTTCGAAGGATATCTGGTTTATCACGGTGAGCAGGGTTTTCAGATTTTGGCTGTTCGCGCCATCGCTGGTTTGCTGTTGGGCGGTGCTGGTGGTTGGGCACTGGGGAAGGGATTGATCTGGCTGTTTGTGGGTGGCCGTGTTCCTGAGTTTCTCAAAGTGCCGCTTATCTTCATCTGTGTGATTGGCTGTTATGCCCTTTCAGATCTGGTGCTGGAGGAGTCTGGTCTTTTGACTGTGACCGTTCTTGGGCTGGTTCTTGGAAATTCACGGCTTGCCAGTCTTGAGGAGTTGAAGCGTTTCAAAGAGGCAATCACGATTGTTCTGGTTTCCTCGGTGTTTATTGTTCTCACAGCTTCGGTGCAGCTTTCCAGTCTTGCTCAGTTTGGATTGCAGGATCTGGCCTTTGTGTTGGTTCTGCTGTTTGTTATTCGGCCAGTTTCTGTTTGGCTTGGCACTATTGGCGCGCATTTGAGCTGGAGGGAACGGGTGCTGGTTGGATGGATTGCCCCGCGCGGTATTGTGGCGGTTGCGGTTTCTGGCTTGTTCGCCCGTTCCTTAGTTGAGCATGACGTTGCCGATGGCGAACGGCTGGCTGTGCTTTCCTTCGCGGTTGTGGTGGCTACTGTTTTTGCGCATGGGTTTACGCTCGGCCCATTTTCGCGGTGGTTGGGGCTTTCCAGTCATACCGGGCCGGGTTTGCTGCTTGTTGGGTCCAGCAGGTTTAGTGTCGCGCTTGCGACTAAGCTGAAAACACTGAAGGTTCCTAGTCTGATCGTTGATCGAAACTGGGGCAAGTTACGTCTCTCCCGTCATGCCGGCTTGGAACATTATTACGGTGAGGTGCTTTCTGAAGAAGTTGAGAATGCATTGCCGTTGGAGAATTACAGCGCGCTTCTCGCACTTACCGATAATGATGATTACAACGCGTTGGTTGCAACCAACTTTGGTCCATTGTTCGGGCGCGGAGAGGTGTATCAGTTCGCGCCCTCTGAGGAGCAGGGGGAGCAGGAGCGCTTTCGGCGTGTTGTTACGCTTGGCGGCAGGCCCTTTCTCTCACCTGAGCACAGCTATAATGATCTTGAGACAAAGATGTGTGAGGGTTGGTTTATCAAAGCCAGTGAGTTGACGGAAACATATGGATGGGTTGCGTTTATGGAGGCACTGCCAGAAACGGCAATTGTACTCATGGTGATTGAGCCTAAGAAGAAGTTGCGTCCGCTGAATGGCCCCCCGAATGGAACTCCGGTTTCAGGTTCAATAATCCTTAGCCTTGTTGCTTGTGAATATGCAGAGGAGCGCGAGAAACGCTCCTGA
- a CDS encoding DUF4142 domain-containing protein, producing the protein MNTGKLQISRRKTLIGLSGALLATPALITSASADHHAGGEYVDKTLTISPFSLAISEMAETKASNPLVRQFAKLEKGEQTAVSHLIESTGAIAPPRPPALEDIYKKLEAASGEDFDRLYISTEIIGHEDLLAVQMPESGKNPINVNVATATILVPFIHTHLTMLAEIRKQIS; encoded by the coding sequence ATGAATACTGGTAAGTTACAAATTTCTCGTAGAAAAACACTCATCGGCTTATCTGGCGCTTTGCTGGCCACTCCCGCTCTCATCACCTCCGCCAGTGCGGATCATCATGCGGGAGGTGAGTACGTCGATAAAACACTCACAATTAGCCCGTTTTCCCTCGCGATCAGCGAGATGGCTGAAACAAAGGCATCCAACCCATTGGTTCGCCAGTTCGCCAAACTGGAAAAAGGCGAGCAAACAGCTGTGTCGCACCTGATTGAATCCACGGGCGCAATTGCACCGCCACGCCCGCCAGCACTAGAAGATATCTACAAAAAACTTGAAGCTGCCTCTGGAGAAGACTTTGACCGGCTTTATATCTCGACTGAAATTATTGGTCACGAAGACTTGTTGGCAGTTCAAATGCCTGAATCTGGTAAAAATCCGATCAACGTGAATGTTGCAACCGCAACTATCTTGGTACCATTCATCCATACGCATCTAACGATGCTCGCAGAAATTCGCAAACAAATCAGCTAG
- a CDS encoding aminopeptidase P family protein: MFQSFNTVNDKSRGPVRLTALREELALRGLDGFLVPREDAHQGEYVPACDCRLEWLTGFTGSAGVAGVLAGKAAIFVDGRYTIQVREQVEEDAFAYRHLHDEPMSAWLGENVSAGQMIGYDPMLHPVRQVRVLKAAVEKVGAELVGVESNPIDAVWPDRPEAPLGAVTMHGMQFAGESAADKLKRIGDLIALSEADTALLTQPDSIAWLLNIRGSDVTHTPLPLSFALVPSKGKPSLFIDGRKLSNEVRDELSSLTEIEAPSALLGALAALGTDGKRVLVDTGLAGQALYDAVATNGGKVVEGQEPTLLPKAIKNPSEIEGARAAHLRDGVAYANFLTWFEKTAPLGELTEVSVAEKLEAFRRETGALKDISFDTISAAGPHGAICHYRVSNDSNLPIELNSVYLIDSGAQYEDGTTDITRTLAVGAVTGEQCKHFTLVLKSHIAIATARFPVGTVGSQLDTLARIELWKQGLDFDHGTGHGVGSYLGVHEGPQRISKAPNSIALKPGMILSNEPGYYRAGEYGIRIENLELVSAAAGIAGGDQDMLGFEALTLAPIDLRMVDIKLLSPFELNWLNTYHARVNELVGPLLGDEARAWLEETTRPVS, translated from the coding sequence ATGTTTCAAAGCTTCAATACAGTAAATGATAAGTCTCGTGGGCCGGTACGGTTGACCGCTCTGCGAGAAGAGCTGGCCCTCCGCGGGCTTGACGGTTTTTTGGTGCCACGTGAAGATGCGCATCAGGGCGAGTATGTGCCTGCCTGTGATTGCCGACTGGAATGGTTGACCGGATTTACCGGGTCTGCTGGTGTTGCAGGCGTTCTGGCTGGGAAAGCCGCGATCTTTGTTGATGGCCGCTACACTATTCAAGTGCGTGAGCAGGTGGAAGAAGATGCGTTTGCCTATCGCCACTTACATGATGAGCCCATGAGCGCCTGGCTTGGTGAAAACGTCTCTGCAGGCCAGATGATTGGATATGATCCAATGCTTCATCCCGTTCGTCAGGTTCGCGTGTTGAAAGCAGCCGTTGAGAAGGTCGGGGCTGAACTGGTTGGTGTTGAGAGCAATCCGATTGATGCGGTTTGGCCAGACCGGCCAGAGGCTCCACTTGGGGCCGTTACTATGCATGGAATGCAGTTTGCAGGCGAAAGCGCAGCGGACAAGCTGAAACGTATTGGCGATCTCATTGCTTTGAGTGAAGCTGATACAGCGCTGTTGACCCAGCCGGACTCCATTGCTTGGTTGTTGAATATTCGTGGTAGCGATGTCACACATACGCCACTGCCGCTTTCTTTCGCTTTGGTTCCCTCCAAAGGCAAACCGTCCCTGTTCATTGATGGCCGCAAACTTTCCAATGAAGTGCGGGATGAGTTGAGCTCGCTGACAGAGATTGAAGCGCCTTCTGCCTTGCTGGGTGCGCTGGCAGCTCTTGGTACAGACGGTAAGCGGGTTCTGGTTGATACTGGTTTGGCTGGGCAGGCGCTTTATGATGCGGTTGCTACCAATGGCGGTAAGGTTGTTGAGGGGCAGGAGCCTACTCTGCTGCCGAAGGCGATCAAAAATCCATCCGAGATTGAAGGTGCACGGGCTGCTCATCTGCGTGATGGCGTTGCTTATGCCAACTTCCTTACATGGTTTGAAAAAACTGCTCCACTTGGTGAGCTGACCGAAGTGAGTGTTGCTGAGAAGCTTGAGGCGTTCCGCCGCGAAACAGGTGCGCTCAAGGATATCTCCTTTGACACTATTTCTGCTGCTGGTCCTCATGGAGCTATCTGTCATTACCGTGTGAGCAATGACAGCAATCTGCCGATTGAACTCAACAGCGTGTATCTGATCGATTCAGGGGCTCAGTATGAGGATGGCACGACCGATATTACGCGGACGCTGGCTGTTGGTGCTGTAACTGGCGAACAGTGCAAGCACTTTACGCTGGTTCTGAAGTCTCACATTGCGATTGCTACAGCGCGGTTCCCTGTTGGAACGGTTGGGTCGCAGCTGGACACATTGGCGCGTATTGAGCTTTGGAAACAAGGTCTCGATTTTGATCACGGTACCGGACATGGTGTCGGGTCCTATCTGGGTGTGCATGAGGGGCCGCAACGTATCTCAAAAGCACCGAATAGCATCGCGCTTAAGCCGGGTATGATCCTTTCCAACGAGCCGGGATATTACCGCGCTGGCGAATATGGCATTCGTATCGAGAACCTTGAGTTGGTGAGCGCTGCTGCCGGTATTGCTGGTGGTGATCAGGATATGCTGGGCTTTGAAGCGCTTACACTGGCGCCGATTGACCTGCGCATGGTGGACATCAAATTGCTCTCACCCTTCGAGCTGAATTGGCTCAACACCTACCACGCTCGCGTTAACGAGCTGGTTGGGCCGTTGCTGGGTGACGAGGCTCGGGCATGGCTTGAAGAAACCACGCGCCCAGTCTCCTGA
- a CDS encoding 50S ribosomal protein L11 methyltransferase, with translation MDTIRVRIPAPEAEAKALSDVMEYRFEDDGFPVAVFENSEDGEIWTAEVLILESTIDEATSFVEMRLFDQFEGGVIPSDAEVEVLPDINWVAKSLEGLKPVRAERIIVHGAHDRDAVGSSHIGIEIEAAQAFGTGHHGTTEGCLLELQRLLKRHKYSRMLDLGTGTGVLAIALAKLTGSEVLATDIDPIAVEAAIDNARKNNVGPLFKAFTGAGLEDRRFSEYGPFDLVVANILAKPLVQMSAKLCCNLAHKSTLVLSGLRIEHGPRIISAYGQQGLKLSHRHEIDGWLTLTFIKGNWSP, from the coding sequence ATGGACACGATCCGGGTTCGCATTCCTGCGCCTGAAGCGGAAGCCAAAGCACTTTCTGACGTTATGGAATATCGCTTTGAAGATGACGGTTTTCCTGTCGCTGTCTTTGAAAACTCCGAGGATGGTGAGATCTGGACAGCGGAAGTGCTGATTCTGGAATCCACCATTGATGAGGCCACCAGTTTTGTCGAAATGCGCTTGTTCGATCAATTTGAGGGCGGCGTTATTCCAAGCGATGCAGAGGTTGAGGTTCTTCCTGACATCAACTGGGTTGCTAAGTCCCTTGAGGGTTTGAAACCTGTTCGTGCCGAACGCATTATTGTGCATGGCGCCCATGATCGGGATGCCGTTGGTAGCAGCCATATCGGTATTGAGATTGAAGCGGCACAGGCTTTTGGCACCGGGCACCATGGTACGACTGAGGGTTGTTTGTTGGAACTTCAGCGCTTGCTGAAGCGTCACAAATATTCTCGTATGCTTGATTTGGGTACAGGAACCGGTGTTCTTGCTATCGCATTGGCTAAATTGACCGGCTCAGAAGTGCTTGCGACGGATATTGACCCTATCGCAGTAGAAGCAGCTATCGATAATGCACGCAAAAACAATGTCGGCCCGCTGTTTAAGGCGTTTACCGGAGCTGGTTTAGAAGACCGTCGCTTTAGTGAGTATGGTCCGTTTGATCTTGTGGTTGCCAATATTCTGGCAAAGCCGCTGGTACAGATGTCTGCCAAGCTGTGTTGTAATCTGGCGCATAAATCCACGCTGGTGCTTTCCGGGTTGCGGATTGAGCATGGACCGCGGATTATTTCCGCTTACGGCCAGCAAGGGTTGAAGTTGTCGCATCGCCACGAAATTGATGGCTGGCTGACGCTTACATTTATTAAAGGCAACTGGTCACCTTAA
- a CDS encoding AzlC family ABC transporter permease, translating to MKSNQKNTANNAGPNEFFLGVSTFFPLIFAATPIGLLFGALAAQKGLSPLEVLLMGSFVFAGGSQFVALDLWSSPLSWFTIAFSTFLVNLRHVLMSASLAPKLGHWTPLQKYLGFFILADEVWALSEQRAMKQKTSFSFYLGVGVTLYVTWQIATFVGSLVGAVMGDPSKYGLDFAFTALFICLVMSFWQGRKTGVVLAASGLAAVLTNKFVPGAWYIIAGAAAGVAAASLQYDETSQALKKTEEALQS from the coding sequence GTGAAGTCCAATCAAAAAAATACGGCGAACAACGCTGGTCCGAATGAATTTTTTCTCGGCGTTTCAACATTTTTCCCGCTGATTTTCGCAGCAACCCCCATCGGTCTTCTCTTTGGTGCGCTTGCCGCTCAAAAAGGCTTGTCTCCGCTGGAAGTCTTACTCATGGGGTCATTCGTCTTTGCAGGCGGCTCCCAGTTCGTAGCGCTTGATCTCTGGTCCAGTCCCCTGTCCTGGTTCACCATCGCGTTCTCCACGTTTCTGGTCAATTTGCGCCATGTCCTCATGAGCGCATCGCTCGCACCTAAACTTGGTCACTGGACGCCATTGCAAAAATACCTCGGCTTTTTCATCTTGGCCGATGAAGTCTGGGCGCTCTCTGAACAAAGGGCCATGAAGCAAAAAACATCCTTCAGTTTTTACTTGGGGGTCGGCGTAACGCTTTATGTCACTTGGCAAATAGCAACCTTCGTTGGCAGCTTGGTTGGGGCTGTGATGGGTGATCCATCAAAGTACGGCCTCGATTTCGCCTTTACCGCCCTCTTCATCTGTCTGGTCATGAGCTTCTGGCAGGGTCGGAAAACCGGTGTGGTCCTTGCAGCAAGTGGCCTTGCGGCTGTGCTGACCAACAAATTCGTTCCCGGTGCCTGGTACATAATTGCAGGCGCAGCGGCAGGCGTTGCCGCTGCCTCACTCCAGTACGACGAGACGTCACAGGCTCTGAAGAAAACCGAGGAGGCGCTTCAGTCATGA